One window of Aricia agestis chromosome 20, ilAriAges1.1, whole genome shotgun sequence genomic DNA carries:
- the LOC121736950 gene encoding uncharacterized protein LOC121736950, protein MTFIIGFICSLILAALIVIWIIYCMFFKEKPKSEAYQFSISDLRRKNYEIAQEQEVTNEKVKEVTAGIFILPSKKKHDNIESYIDKRPDYPEGTIGNIQPRMDNLIEIFDDSTLEADKRCGLEAETYQSDV, encoded by the coding sequence GCAGCACTCATCGTGATATGGATAATATACTGCATGTTCTTCAAAGAGAAACCAAAATCGGAAGCGTATCAATTTTCGATATCTGATTTGCGTCGCAAAAACTACGAGATAGCCCAAGAACAGGAGGTAACCAATGAAAAAGTGAAAGAGGTGACAGCAGGCATCTTCATATTGCCTTCCAAAAAGAAGCATGATAATATAGAGAGTTATATTGACAAGAGGCCTGATTACCCAGAAGGAACTATAGGAAACATACAGCCGAGAATGGATAACTTGATAGAGATATTCGACGATAGTACCCTAGAAGCGGACAAACGGTGTGGGCTGGAGGCCGAGACATACCAGAGTGACGTATGA